CTTTTGATTTTAATTATGGCTTTTCAGGTTTAATTTTTTTATATTCTTAGACCTTATTCATGCTTATAGAACAAATGGTCGCGTTTTTAGTAAAAAAACTGAAACAAGTTCGGAGTATTTATGGAATCTGGTAGAATCACAGAAGCGGGAAGTAAGCATATTTTAATTATTGAGGACGATCCCAATTACGCCTTTCTGGAAAAAGAACATATTCAGGAAGAATTACCTTTGCCTGTTGTTATCAAGTCAAAGGGCAGCGATGTTGAAAAAGACGATATTGAAAAGGCGTTAATAGTCATCCTTGATTTCAATTTGCCGGATATGTCTGGCGCCGAGCTGGTAAAAAAAATAAGAGAGCACTCCGATGTTCCGGTCATCCTGTTCACCGGTCAAAGCGAGCTGGAAATTGCTGTGGAAACCTTAAAGAGCGGGGCGAGCGATTTTCTGGTTAAATCGCCGCAAACGCTTGTTTTACTGCCCCAGGTTATTAAACGGGCGATAAAAGAATACGAAACGTTAAAAATTGCCCGGGAAGAAGAAAAGTTAAAAGAAAGACAAAAGGCGCAAATCGAAACGCTTCGCCAGATATTAACCACTCTGGCGCATTACATCAATAATTCGACCACAACCATCTTCGGCTATGCGCAATTGTGCAAACAGAATCCGCACAATCCCAATACCATTGAAAAGCTGATAGACGTTAGCATTAAAGAGACGCGAAGAATTACCTTTGTTCTTCAGGAACTGGAAAATCTTGTTAACAAATTCAAGTTGCAAACCACAACCTATTTAAATGTGCCGGATGCCATGTTTGATATCGAACGTAATATTGACGACAAAATGAAAGAATTTTTAAAGAAGTACAGTAAAAAAACGGTCACTTTAAAAGAAAGCAAAAAATGAAACTTGATAGGAATCCAAATAAGTATTATATTAGTAATTTAAATTTAATTCACAAAGGAGGTGCTCCAGGTGAGACGGATTAATCTTTTAGTCCATATTTTAATGATTGTTCTGGTTGCCAGCACGGCGCTGTTTTCGCAAAAAAAGGCGAGAAAACCCGAAGCCGGTCAGGCTTACAACACCGGTCTTGATCTGGCTAAAAAGCAGAAATACGACGAAGCTATTCTTAAGTTTCAGACGGCAGTGGCTAATGACGATAGCTTTCCTGAGGCACATTACATGATGGGATATTGTTACAAAAAATTGAAAAAATATGATAAAGCCAAGGAGCAGTTCAGGAAAGCCGTTGAATTAAATAAACAATTCGAAACCGCATACATCGCTCTGGGCAACTTACTGGCGGATGAAGGGAATAGCGATCAGGCGCTGGCCACCTTTCAGGCGGTTCTGGCGTTTAATGAAAAATCGGCCAAGGCCCATTACGGGATCGGTAAAATTTATTACGAACAAAAAAACTATTCCAAGGCCGTTGAGCATCTTAAAAAAGCGGTGGAGTTTAAACCTAATTACTATCTTGCTTACAATATTTTAGGTTTGTCTCTGGAAAAATTGGGCAAATACGATGAAGCCGTTGCCGCATTTCAGAAGGCGATCGATACGGCCAAAAAAGCCAGTTTAAAAGGTTCTTATTATTTTAGAATGGGCAAAACACTGG
This sequence is a window from Caldithrix abyssi DSM 13497. Protein-coding genes within it:
- a CDS encoding response regulator; this translates as MESGRITEAGSKHILIIEDDPNYAFLEKEHIQEELPLPVVIKSKGSDVEKDDIEKALIVILDFNLPDMSGAELVKKIREHSDVPVILFTGQSELEIAVETLKSGASDFLVKSPQTLVLLPQVIKRAIKEYETLKIAREEEKLKERQKAQIETLRQILTTLAHYINNSTTTIFGYAQLCKQNPHNPNTIEKLIDVSIKETRRITFVLQELENLVNKFKLQTTTYLNVPDAMFDIERNIDDKMKEFLKKYSKKTVTLKESKK
- a CDS encoding tetratricopeptide repeat protein, whose amino-acid sequence is MRRINLLVHILMIVLVASTALFSQKKARKPEAGQAYNTGLDLAKKQKYDEAILKFQTAVANDDSFPEAHYMMGYCYKKLKKYDKAKEQFRKAVELNKQFETAYIALGNLLADEGNSDQALATFQAVLAFNEKSAKAHYGIGKIYYEQKNYSKAVEHLKKAVEFKPNYYLAYNILGLSLEKLGKYDEAVAAFQKAIDTAKKASLKGSYYFRMGKTLVEAKRFKEAEKALLQALKLTRNAMIKAGANYYLGEVYKNRGQKQKALQYYEKAAKHRVWKQPAEYEIDMIKNPDKYAY